The Tissierellales bacterium genome contains the following window.
TTTTCTTCACCACTAAATTGTACCAGTTTATTCGTTCCAGTTCTACCCGATAAGATAGATTTATCATTTTTACTAAGGCCTTCAACTAAAACTTCGACTGTTCGTCCTACATATTTTCTATTTCCCTCATACGTACATTCCTTAACTACATCTAATAATCTATCAAACCTAGCGTGTTTTACATCATCAGGTACTTGATCATCCATTTTAGCTGCTGGAGTACCTTCTCTAATAGAATATAAGAACGTGAATGCAGAATCATACTTTACCTCTTCAACTAATGACATAGTATCATTGAAATCTTCTTCAGTTTCTCCAGGAAATCCAACTATTATATCTGTAGAAATAGCAACATCTGGCATAAGTTCTTTAGCTCTTTTAACTATACTCATATAACGATCTCTATCATAATGACGATTCATTCTCTTAAGAACTGTATCTGATCCTGATTGAACTGGTAAATGAAGTTGCTTACAAATGTTATCATGTTTTGCCATAACCTCTAAAAGTTCAAATGACAAATCCTTAGGATGAGATGTCATAAATCTTATTCTTCTAAGTCCTGGAATTTGCGCCATTCTATCTAAAAGTTCTGCAAAAGATACAGGCGTTTCTAAATTTTTCCCATATGAATTAACATTTTGACCTAAAAGAGTAACTTCTTTGTATCCATCCG
Protein-coding sequences here:
- the miaB gene encoding tRNA (N6-isopentenyl adenosine(37)-C2)-methylthiotransferase MiaB codes for the protein LSNLGYEETDKKEEADIILFNTCLIRENAELKVYGNLGALKPLKKKNPNLIIGVCGCMMQKEHIRQEILTKYKHVDLVFGTHNYHTLPKLIHQIEVNHERVFDVWEDNDHVVEALPVNRKFKFKAFLDIMYGCNNFCTYCVVPYTRGREKSRDAEDILEEVTQLVADGYKEVTLLGQNVNSYGKNLETPVSFAELLDRMAQIPGLRRIRFMTSHPKDLSFELLEVMAKHDNICKQLHLPVQSGSDTVLKRMNRHYDRDRYMSIVKRAKELMPDVAISTDIIVGFPGETEEDFNDTMSLVEEVKYDSAFTFLYSIREGTPAAKMDDQVPDDVKHARFDRLLDVVKECTYEGNRKYVGRTVEVLVEGLSKNDKSILSGRTGTNKLVQFSGEEKLIGEIVKVKILEAKNFNLKGELI